Proteins encoded within one genomic window of Nonomuraea gerenzanensis:
- the rsfS gene encoding ribosome silencing factor, which translates to MTASDRSVQLVRIAAEAAADKLADDILAYDVSEQLVITDAFLLCSATNDRQVRAIVDEIEERLRTEADAKPVRREGEREGRWVLLDYIDIVVHVQHEEDRTFYALERLWKDCPAISLPESVMQANLQRARA; encoded by the coding sequence GTGACCGCATCTGACAGATCCGTCCAGCTCGTGCGCATCGCCGCGGAAGCCGCGGCCGACAAGCTGGCCGATGACATCCTCGCCTACGACGTGAGCGAACAGCTCGTCATCACCGACGCCTTCCTGCTCTGCTCCGCCACCAACGACCGCCAGGTACGCGCCATCGTCGACGAGATCGAGGAGCGGCTGCGCACCGAGGCCGACGCCAAGCCCGTGCGCCGTGAAGGCGAGCGCGAGGGCCGCTGGGTGCTGCTCGACTACATCGACATCGTCGTCCACGTCCAGCACGAGGAAGACCGCACGTTCTACGCGCTCGAACGCCTCTGGAAGGACTGCCCGGCCATCTCGCTGCCGGAGAGCGTCATGCAGGCCAACCTCCAGCGGGCGCGCGCGTGA
- the nadD gene encoding nicotinate-nucleotide adenylyltransferase produces the protein MMNAPGVQGMRRVGVMGGTFDPIHHGHLVAASEVAHHFQLDEVVFVPTGRPYQKSEREVSAPEDRYLMTVIATASNPRFSVSRVDVDRPGPTFTIDTLRDIAGVYGPQAELFFITGADALGAILDWQQADELFELAHFVGCTRPGHTLHDPGLPEGRVTLLEIPALAISSSECRQRVAKGEPIWYLVPDGIVQYINKRGLYHAAG, from the coding sequence ATGATGAATGCGCCGGGTGTGCAGGGGATGCGGCGAGTGGGCGTGATGGGTGGGACGTTCGACCCGATCCACCACGGTCACCTGGTGGCGGCCAGTGAAGTGGCTCACCACTTCCAGCTCGACGAGGTCGTCTTCGTGCCGACGGGGCGGCCGTACCAGAAGTCCGAGCGGGAGGTGTCGGCGCCCGAGGACCGCTATCTGATGACGGTCATCGCGACGGCGTCCAACCCCCGTTTCTCCGTCAGCAGGGTGGACGTGGACCGTCCCGGGCCGACGTTCACGATCGACACTTTGCGTGATATCGCCGGCGTTTACGGGCCGCAGGCGGAGCTGTTCTTCATCACCGGCGCCGACGCGCTCGGCGCCATCCTCGACTGGCAGCAGGCCGACGAGCTCTTCGAGCTTGCGCATTTCGTCGGCTGTACGCGCCCCGGGCACACCCTGCACGACCCCGGCCTGCCGGAGGGCCGCGTGACGTTGCTGGAGATTCCCGCGCTGGCCATTTCCTCGTCCGAGTGCCGTCAGCGGGTGGCAAAGGGCGAGCCGATTTGGTATCTGGTGCCCGATGGAATCGTCCAGTACATCAACAAGCGCGGCTTGTACCACGCGGCCGGTTGA
- a CDS encoding M48 family metallopeptidase — protein sequence MTTTPDRNRVQLPGISSRAYEHPADRSALVALRKLSGFDTVLKQMSGLISERRLRLMYLASAVRVSETQFRSLYDMGRDAAYILDLHRIPEIYVQQDPQVQAKAIGFDDPFIVVTTGLLNLMNEEEQRFVIGHETSHILSGHAVYRTMLDILTRLATRVAWIPLGYIGLRAIVAGLEEWYRKSELSSDRGGLLVGQNPEAGKRALMKLAGGDYTHEMNIEAFLEQFQEYDTAGDLRDGFLKVLNLLGTTHPFAVVRVAELDRWQRSGEYERILGGDYPRREDDPNARVTDEIKAAAESYRASWQQSQDPFIGVLRDVAEGAVNAGERIFNRFSRRDGGQG from the coding sequence ATGACGACCACCCCGGACCGCAACCGCGTCCAACTGCCCGGCATCTCGTCCCGAGCCTACGAACACCCCGCAGACCGGTCCGCCCTGGTCGCTCTGCGTAAGCTCAGTGGGTTCGACACGGTTCTCAAGCAGATGTCCGGCCTCATCAGTGAGCGGCGGCTGCGCCTGATGTACCTGGCGTCGGCCGTACGCGTGAGCGAGACCCAGTTCCGCTCCCTGTACGACATGGGCCGCGACGCCGCCTACATCCTCGACCTGCACCGGATCCCCGAGATCTACGTCCAGCAGGACCCGCAGGTCCAGGCCAAGGCCATCGGCTTCGACGACCCGTTCATCGTCGTGACCACCGGTCTGCTCAACCTCATGAACGAGGAGGAGCAGCGCTTCGTCATCGGCCACGAGACCTCGCACATCCTGTCGGGGCACGCGGTCTACCGGACGATGCTCGACATCCTCACCCGCCTCGCCACCCGCGTCGCCTGGATCCCGCTCGGCTACATCGGCCTGCGGGCGATCGTCGCGGGCCTGGAGGAGTGGTACCGCAAGTCCGAGCTGTCGTCCGACCGCGGCGGCCTGCTCGTCGGGCAGAACCCCGAGGCGGGCAAGCGCGCGCTGATGAAGCTCGCCGGCGGCGACTACACCCACGAGATGAACATCGAGGCGTTCCTGGAGCAGTTCCAGGAGTACGACACCGCGGGCGACCTTCGCGACGGCTTCCTCAAGGTCCTCAACCTCCTCGGCACCACGCACCCGTTCGCGGTGGTGCGCGTGGCGGAGCTGGACAGGTGGCAGCGCAGCGGCGAGTACGAGCGCATCCTCGGCGGCGACTACCCCCGCCGGGAGGACGACCCCAACGCGAGAGTGACCGACGAGATCAAGGCGGCGGCCGAGTCCTACCGCGCGTCCTGGCAGCAGTCGCAGGACCCGTTCATCGGCGTGCTGCGCGACGTGGCCGAGGGCGCGGTCAACGCGGGCGAGCGCATCTTCAACCGCTTCTCCCGCCGCGACGGCGGCCAGGGCTGA
- a CDS encoding serine/threonine-protein kinase — protein sequence MSKLGKVGPYTLVERLGRGGMGEVYLATTRRGEQVALKVLRDLTENETARIRLEREVRALRRVESPYVAKVLDADLSCARPYLVMEHIEGATLLDRVRQDGALDVSQLVDMAQGIAAALAIIHAAGVVHRDVKPGNIIMADRGPVLIDFGIAQVLDATRLTMTGTFLGTPGYTAPEIFADEQVDSPADVHAWAATVAFAATGRPTFGRGTAEAQMYAVLNGQADLKGVPVELLPLVRAALNREPGKRPTAALLADRLSRLAKATSTAESEPAGAGGRGGDVAEEAGKGTAVRSRTAAEDAAARGEAKARSRPNAVPAEGKVPPPRGRTGSRPVADGKGARPVSDGKGARPVTDGKGARSVPDGKGAAAVARSRAEGKVPAPRGRTSLDGKSTGPRPKLTAPRQRTAAAVRSRTAARPKAESATTLPAGNGALLMLAVLAVPCVVASVIWPIASIAITAVFVVLTRTLWMSHWMVRKRSARRTRVTLRVLFFPVALTGAAVTALVWPGVPVAVASGGALWATGGGQIDSDWWQQAAPVTVAGVVFGMLCGGITGREIERIGHRLPDLRREGLRALAVLGGFVALCAAAVRAIALLL from the coding sequence GTGAGCAAGCTCGGCAAGGTCGGGCCGTACACCCTGGTCGAGCGGCTCGGCCGGGGCGGCATGGGTGAGGTCTACCTGGCCACCACCCGCCGCGGCGAGCAGGTCGCGCTCAAGGTCCTGCGCGACCTGACCGAGAACGAGACCGCGCGCATCCGGCTGGAGCGCGAGGTCCGGGCGCTGCGCAGGGTCGAGAGCCCGTACGTCGCCAAGGTGCTCGACGCCGACCTGAGCTGTGCCAGGCCGTACCTCGTCATGGAACACATCGAGGGCGCCACGCTGCTCGACCGGGTGCGCCAGGACGGCGCGCTGGACGTGTCGCAGCTGGTCGACATGGCGCAGGGCATCGCCGCCGCGCTCGCGATCATCCACGCGGCCGGGGTCGTGCACCGCGACGTCAAGCCCGGCAACATCATCATGGCCGACCGGGGCCCGGTGCTGATCGACTTCGGCATCGCGCAGGTGCTCGACGCCACCCGGCTGACCATGACCGGCACGTTCCTCGGCACCCCGGGCTACACGGCGCCCGAGATCTTCGCCGACGAGCAGGTGGACTCTCCGGCCGACGTGCACGCCTGGGCCGCCACGGTGGCGTTCGCGGCGACGGGGCGGCCCACGTTCGGGCGGGGCACGGCCGAGGCGCAGATGTACGCGGTGCTGAACGGGCAGGCCGATCTCAAGGGCGTGCCCGTGGAGCTGCTGCCGCTGGTGCGCGCGGCGCTCAACCGCGAGCCCGGCAAGCGGCCCACGGCGGCGCTGCTGGCCGACCGGCTCTCCCGGCTGGCCAAGGCCACCAGCACGGCCGAGAGCGAGCCGGCCGGCGCCGGCGGGCGCGGCGGTGACGTGGCCGAGGAGGCGGGCAAGGGCACGGCCGTGCGCAGCCGTACGGCGGCGGAGGACGCCGCGGCGCGCGGCGAGGCCAAGGCCCGCAGCAGGCCGAACGCGGTGCCCGCGGAAGGCAAGGTGCCGCCGCCGCGCGGGCGTACCGGGAGCAGGCCGGTCGCCGACGGGAAGGGAGCCAGGCCGGTTTCCGACGGCAAGGGCGCCAGGCCCGTGACTGACGGGAAGGGCGCCAGGTCCGTGCCCGACGGCAAGGGCGCGGCGGCGGTGGCGCGCAGCCGGGCCGAGGGGAAGGTGCCCGCGCCGCGCGGCCGTACCAGCCTGGACGGCAAGAGCACCGGCCCGCGGCCCAAGCTGACCGCGCCGCGGCAGCGCACGGCGGCGGCCGTCAGGAGCAGGACGGCGGCCAGGCCGAAGGCCGAGTCGGCCACCACCCTGCCCGCGGGCAACGGCGCGCTGCTGATGCTCGCCGTGCTGGCCGTGCCGTGCGTGGTGGCCTCGGTGATCTGGCCGATCGCCTCGATCGCGATCACTGCCGTGTTCGTGGTGCTGACCAGGACGTTGTGGATGAGCCACTGGATGGTCAGGAAGCGCAGCGCACGGCGTACGCGGGTGACGCTGCGGGTGTTGTTCTTCCCCGTGGCGCTCACCGGGGCGGCGGTCACCGCCCTCGTGTGGCCCGGGGTGCCCGTCGCGGTGGCCTCGGGCGGGGCGTTGTGGGCCACCGGCGGTGGTCAGATCGACTCCGACTGGTGGCAGCAGGCCGCGCCCGTGACGGTGGCCGGTGTGGTGTTCGGGATGTTGTGCGGGGGGATCACCGGGCGCGAGATCGAGCGGATCGGGCATCGGCTGCCCGACCTGCGCAGGGAAGGGCTGCGCGCACTGGCCGTGCTGGGCGGGTTCGTCGCCCTGTGCGCCGCTGCCGTGCGCGCGATCGCCCTGCTGCTGTGA
- a CDS encoding glutamate-5-semialdehyde dehydrogenase: MSEEFLKVARAAREAAAELAPLPRAPKDRALRTIADALVAHAAELVAANAEDVERARAQGTSESMIDRLRLDEARIGAIAEAVRQVADLPDPVGEVVRGSTLPNGLELRQLRVPLGVIGIIYEGRPNVTVDAAALCLKSGNAVLLRGSSSAYSSNTALVRVMQGALAGTEVPADAVQLVPGQTRDSVKELMRARGLVDVLIPRGGASLINSVVEESTVPVIETGVGNCHVYVDAEADVDLAVQILLNAKAQRPSVCNAAETFLVHADIADTFVPRALQALGEAGVTVHGDERIAGYGSGVVPVTDDDFFTEYLSLDIAAAVVGSLEDAVAHIRRYGSGHTDAIVTRSQRAARRFVSLVDSAAVAVNASTRFTDGGEFGFGAEIGISTQKLHARGPMGLPELTSTKWVYTGEGHLRTSEGTVVCG; encoded by the coding sequence ATGTCCGAAGAGTTCCTGAAGGTCGCCCGCGCGGCACGTGAGGCCGCCGCCGAGCTGGCCCCGCTGCCGCGGGCGCCGAAGGACCGGGCGCTGCGCACGATCGCCGACGCCCTGGTCGCGCACGCCGCCGAGCTGGTCGCGGCCAACGCCGAGGACGTCGAGCGGGCCAGGGCCCAGGGCACCTCCGAGTCGATGATCGACCGGTTGCGGCTCGACGAGGCCAGGATCGGCGCGATCGCCGAGGCCGTGCGCCAGGTGGCCGACCTGCCCGACCCGGTCGGCGAGGTCGTGCGCGGCTCCACCCTGCCCAACGGCCTCGAGCTGCGCCAGCTCCGGGTGCCGCTGGGCGTGATCGGCATCATCTACGAGGGCCGCCCCAACGTCACGGTCGACGCCGCCGCGCTCTGCCTCAAGAGCGGCAACGCGGTGCTGCTGCGCGGCTCGTCCAGTGCCTACTCCTCCAACACCGCGCTGGTGCGGGTCATGCAGGGCGCGCTGGCGGGCACCGAGGTGCCGGCCGACGCCGTCCAGCTCGTGCCCGGCCAGACCCGCGACTCGGTCAAGGAGCTCATGCGGGCCCGCGGCCTGGTCGACGTGCTGATCCCGCGCGGCGGCGCGTCCCTGATCAACTCGGTGGTGGAGGAGTCCACGGTGCCGGTGATCGAGACGGGCGTGGGCAACTGCCACGTCTACGTCGACGCCGAGGCGGACGTGGACCTGGCCGTGCAGATCCTGCTCAACGCCAAGGCGCAGCGGCCGTCGGTGTGCAACGCCGCCGAGACGTTCCTGGTGCACGCCGACATCGCCGACACGTTCGTGCCCAGGGCGCTGCAGGCGCTCGGTGAGGCCGGCGTGACCGTCCACGGCGACGAGCGCATCGCCGGCTACGGCTCCGGCGTCGTGCCCGTCACCGACGACGACTTCTTCACCGAGTATCTCTCGCTCGACATCGCCGCCGCCGTCGTCGGCTCGCTGGAGGACGCGGTGGCGCACATCAGGCGGTACGGCTCCGGCCACACCGACGCCATTGTCACCCGCTCGCAGCGGGCCGCCCGCAGGTTCGTGTCACTCGTCGACTCGGCGGCCGTGGCGGTCAACGCCTCGACGCGGTTCACCGACGGCGGGGAGTTCGGCTTCGGGGCGGAGATCGGCATCTCCACGCAGAAGCTGCACGCGCGCGGCCCGATGGGGCTTCCCGAGCTCACCTCGACCAAGTGGGTCTATACGGGTGAGGGGCATTTGCGCACGTCAGAGGGCACGGTGGTGTGCGGTTGA
- the proB gene encoding glutamate 5-kinase encodes MREQISAASKVVVKVGSSSLTTPQGMIDVDRVDALVDVLAARRRTGTQIVLVSSGAIAAGLGPLGLSARPRDLATQQAAASVGQGVLVARYTSSFARYALRVGQVLLTADDMMRRAHHANAQRTLARLLELGIVPIVNENDTVATDEIRFGDNDRLAALVAHLIHADALVLLSDVDALYDGPPSRAGSQRLAEIRGPEDLVGVELGKNGAAVGTGGMITKVQAARIATGAGVPVVLTAAAHAAQALAGADVGTYFHPGGRHPGTRLLWLAHATTGRGRLHLDQGAVEAIVGRRKSLLPAGVTGVEGEFAAGDPVDLCGPQGLVVARGLVNFDATEIPGLLGRSTRELASTLGPEYERELIHRDDIVILEAHN; translated from the coding sequence GTGCGGGAACAGATCAGCGCTGCGTCGAAGGTCGTCGTCAAGGTCGGCTCCTCCTCGCTCACCACCCCCCAGGGCATGATCGACGTCGACCGGGTCGACGCCCTGGTGGACGTGCTGGCGGCCAGGCGCCGCACCGGGACGCAGATCGTCCTGGTGTCCTCGGGAGCGATCGCGGCGGGCCTCGGCCCGCTCGGGCTGAGCGCGCGACCGCGCGACCTGGCCACCCAGCAGGCCGCCGCCTCCGTCGGCCAGGGCGTGCTGGTGGCCCGCTACACCTCCTCCTTCGCCCGTTACGCGCTGCGCGTCGGCCAGGTGCTGCTGACGGCCGACGACATGATGCGGCGCGCCCACCACGCCAACGCCCAGCGCACCCTGGCCAGGCTGCTGGAGCTGGGCATCGTGCCCATCGTCAACGAGAACGACACCGTGGCCACCGACGAGATCCGCTTCGGCGACAACGACCGCCTGGCGGCGCTGGTCGCGCACCTGATCCACGCCGACGCGCTGGTGCTGCTGTCGGACGTGGACGCGCTCTACGACGGCCCGCCCAGCCGCGCGGGCTCGCAGCGGCTGGCCGAGATCCGCGGTCCTGAGGACCTGGTCGGGGTCGAGCTGGGCAAGAACGGCGCGGCCGTCGGCACCGGCGGCATGATCACCAAGGTGCAGGCGGCCAGGATCGCTACTGGGGCGGGCGTGCCCGTGGTGCTCACCGCGGCCGCTCACGCCGCCCAGGCGCTCGCCGGAGCCGACGTCGGCACCTACTTCCACCCCGGGGGCCGCCATCCCGGCACACGCCTGCTGTGGCTCGCGCACGCCACCACCGGGCGCGGCCGACTCCACCTCGACCAGGGCGCCGTGGAGGCCATCGTGGGCCGCCGCAAGTCGCTGCTGCCGGCCGGGGTGACGGGGGTCGAGGGCGAGTTCGCGGCGGGCGACCCGGTGGACCTGTGCGGCCCTCAGGGGCTGGTGGTGGCCCGCGGCCTGGTCAACTTCGACGCCACCGAGATCCCCGGGCTGCTCGGGCGCTCGACCAGGGAGCTGGCGAGCACGCTCGGTCCGGAATATGAACGCGAGCTGATTCACCGCGACGACATCGTCATACTGGAAGCCCACAACTGA
- a CDS encoding SDR family oxidoreductase: MEARIYAVTGAASGIGAATADHLAASGAEVIRCDVRDADVLADLTTPQGRDSLVSGVTAASGGRLDGVVAVAGIALPSELTVRLNFFGTVATLEGLRPLLSASPQPRAVAVSSLSAIVAADEGLAASCLTMDEAAATAAARALVESGQGRAVYPSSKLALNRWVRRAALSWAASGIPLNAVAPGVVDTLTARTTFLDDPRTRALVAAAMPQPLGFPGPVEGVASLLAWTVGVGNSFMTGQILYADGGAEATLRG; this comes from the coding sequence ATGGAAGCTCGCATCTACGCCGTCACCGGCGCCGCCTCCGGCATCGGCGCGGCCACCGCCGACCACCTCGCCGCCTCGGGCGCCGAGGTGATCCGCTGCGACGTCCGCGACGCCGACGTCCTGGCCGACCTGACCACTCCCCAGGGCCGCGACAGCCTGGTCTCGGGGGTCACCGCGGCCTCGGGCGGCAGGCTCGACGGCGTGGTCGCCGTCGCCGGGATCGCGCTCCCGTCCGAGCTCACCGTCCGGCTCAACTTCTTCGGCACCGTCGCCACCCTGGAGGGCCTGCGCCCCCTGCTGTCCGCCTCCCCGCAGCCCAGAGCGGTCGCCGTCTCGTCCCTCAGCGCCATCGTGGCGGCCGACGAGGGCCTGGCCGCGTCCTGTCTCACCATGGACGAAGCCGCCGCCACGGCGGCGGCCCGCGCGCTCGTCGAGTCGGGGCAGGGACGGGCCGTCTACCCCTCCAGCAAGCTCGCGCTCAACCGGTGGGTGCGCCGCGCGGCCCTGTCGTGGGCCGCGTCCGGCATCCCGCTCAACGCGGTGGCGCCCGGGGTGGTGGACACGCTGACGGCCCGCACCACCTTCCTGGACGATCCGCGCACCCGCGCCCTGGTGGCCGCCGCCATGCCGCAGCCTCTCGGGTTCCCCGGGCCGGTGGAGGGGGTGGCGTCGTTGCTCGCCTGGACGGTCGGTGTGGGCAACTCGTTCATGACAGGCCAGATCCTGTACGCGGACGGCGGCGCGGAGGCCACCCTCCGGGGGTGA
- the obgE gene encoding GTPase ObgE, with amino-acid sequence MPDFVDQVVLHIRAGDGGNGCASIHREKFKPLGGPDGGDGGRGGDVILEVDPNTATLLDYHRRPHRKAENGKQGQGSNRDGANGEDVILPVPNGTVVKDATTGEVLVDLVGAGTRYVIAEGGHGGLGNAALASTKRKAPGFALLGEPGDGLDVVLELKSVADVALVGFPSAGKSSLIAALSAAKPKIADYPFTTLIPNLGVVTAGENVFTVADVPGLIPGASQGKGLGHEFLRHVERCDMLVHVIDCATMEPGRDPITDYEVIEAELREYGKLEDRPRMVVLNKADVPDARELAEMVRPEFEAKGLQVFTISAATHDGLRELTYAMGEWVAAARANKPIEEPTRLVIRPKQLGEAGFKVRRVNDNLFQITGEKPERWIRQTDFSNDEAVGYLADRLERLGVEAELAKAGAKAGAEVVIGPMEGGYVFDWQPTLNAESSRQGPRGTDMRLG; translated from the coding sequence ATGCCGGACTTCGTGGACCAGGTGGTCCTTCACATCAGGGCCGGTGACGGAGGGAACGGGTGTGCCTCCATCCACCGGGAGAAGTTCAAGCCACTGGGTGGCCCCGACGGCGGCGACGGCGGGCGGGGCGGCGACGTGATCCTCGAGGTCGACCCCAACACCGCCACCCTGCTCGACTACCACCGCCGCCCGCACCGCAAGGCCGAGAACGGCAAGCAGGGCCAGGGCTCCAACCGTGACGGCGCCAACGGCGAGGACGTGATCCTGCCCGTGCCGAACGGCACCGTGGTGAAGGACGCCACCACCGGCGAGGTGCTGGTGGACCTCGTGGGCGCCGGCACGCGGTACGTGATCGCCGAGGGCGGGCACGGCGGGCTCGGCAACGCCGCGCTGGCCTCCACCAAGCGCAAGGCGCCCGGCTTCGCGCTGCTCGGCGAGCCCGGTGACGGCCTCGACGTGGTCCTGGAGCTGAAGAGCGTCGCCGACGTGGCGCTGGTCGGGTTCCCGAGCGCGGGCAAGAGCTCGCTGATCGCGGCGCTGAGCGCGGCCAAGCCGAAGATCGCCGACTACCCGTTCACCACCCTGATCCCCAACCTGGGCGTGGTGACCGCGGGGGAGAACGTGTTCACCGTCGCCGACGTGCCCGGCCTGATCCCGGGGGCGTCGCAGGGCAAGGGGCTCGGGCACGAGTTCCTGCGGCACGTCGAGCGGTGCGACATGCTCGTGCACGTCATCGACTGCGCCACCATGGAGCCCGGGCGCGACCCGATCACCGACTACGAAGTGATCGAGGCGGAGCTGCGGGAGTACGGCAAGCTCGAGGACCGGCCGCGGATGGTCGTGCTGAACAAGGCCGACGTGCCCGACGCGCGGGAGCTGGCCGAGATGGTCAGGCCCGAGTTCGAGGCCAAGGGGCTGCAGGTGTTCACGATCTCCGCCGCCACGCATGACGGGTTGCGCGAGCTGACGTACGCGATGGGCGAGTGGGTCGCGGCGGCCAGGGCCAACAAGCCGATCGAGGAGCCCACGCGGCTGGTGATCCGGCCCAAGCAGCTCGGGGAGGCCGGGTTCAAGGTGCGGCGGGTGAACGACAACCTGTTCCAGATCACCGGCGAGAAGCCCGAGCGGTGGATCCGGCAGACCGACTTCAGCAACGACGAGGCCGTGGGTTACCTGGCGGATCGGCTGGAGCGGCTGGGCGTGGAGGCCGAGCTGGCCAAGGCGGGCGCCAAGGCCGGCGCCGAGGTGGTCATCGGGCCCATGGAGGGCGGCTATGTCTTCGACTGGCAGCCGACGCTGAACGCGGAGTCGTCGCGGCAGGGGCCGCGAGGCACCGACATGCGGCTCGGGTAG
- the rpmA gene encoding 50S ribosomal protein L27, with translation MAHKKGASSTRNGRDSNAQRLGVKRFGGQLVNAGEIIVRQRGTHFHPGDNVGRGGDDTLFALAAGHVQFGVKRGRRAVSIVPVAE, from the coding sequence ATGGCACACAAGAAGGGCGCGTCGTCCACCCGGAACGGTCGTGACTCCAACGCCCAGCGGCTGGGCGTCAAGCGCTTCGGTGGCCAGCTGGTCAACGCGGGCGAGATCATCGTCCGTCAGCGCGGCACCCACTTCCACCCCGGCGACAACGTCGGCCGTGGTGGCGATGACACGCTGTTCGCGCTGGCCGCCGGTCACGTGCAGTTCGGTGTCAAGCGCGGCCGTCGGGCCGTGAGCATCGTTCCCGTCGCGGAGTAG
- the rplU gene encoding 50S ribosomal protein L21 translates to MYAIVRCGGRQQKVSVGDVLEVDKVAGEVGSSVSLPTVLVVNDGDVTTEAGKFTVNAEILGETKGPKIRILKYKNKTGYKKRQGHRQRYTQVKITGIEQA, encoded by the coding sequence GTGTACGCGATCGTTCGTTGCGGCGGCAGGCAGCAGAAGGTCTCCGTCGGTGACGTCCTCGAGGTGGACAAGGTCGCCGGCGAGGTCGGCTCTTCGGTTTCGCTGCCGACGGTGCTCGTCGTCAACGACGGCGATGTGACCACCGAGGCGGGCAAGTTCACGGTCAACGCCGAGATTCTGGGCGAGACCAAGGGCCCGAAGATCCGCATCCTCAAGTACAAGAACAAGACCGGTTACAAGAAGCGCCAGGGTCACCGCCAGCGGTACACCCAGGTGAAGATCACCGGTATCGAGCAGGCCTGA